A region of the Longimicrobium sp. genome:
TGAAGGAGAGGTTCTGCAGGGGGGTGAAGGTGGCCTGCGCGCTCCCCAGGAAGCGGTTCACCTCGCTGCTGGCCTCCCAGTTCTCGATCACGTCCAGCGGGTTGGTCCCGATCACCGGCGAGAACGGGAAGCGCCCGGCGGCGGGATCGAACGCGGGGTTGAAGTACGGCGGGGTGAAGAGCACGGTGGTGAGCACGCCCTGCGTCTGCTCGCCCTCGGGGACGTAGTGCGTCTTGGTGCGCAGGTAGCTCAGGTTGGCGCCCACCTCCCACAGGCTGGAGAGCCGCTGGGTGAGGCGCGCGCGCACGCCGGCGCGGGTGTAGTCGGTGCCCTGGAAGATCCCCTCCTCGCGCGTCCAGTTCCCCGACAGGTAGTAGGTGCTCCCCTCGCTTCCGCCCGAGATGGAGAGCTGGTTGTCGGTGCCCATCCCGGTGCGGAAGAGCTGGTCCTGATAGTCGAAGCGCTGGATCGGGTCGCCCACGCGGATCACCCCGCCCGAGGCGGCCGAGTCGGCCTTGTTGGCGATCGGCACGGTGTTGAGCGGAAGCCGCTCGCCGGTGCTGCTGGCGGAGAGCTCGCTGCGGAACGACACCTGGGGGCGCCCGGAGCGGCCTCGCTTGGTGAAGATCTGGATGACGCCGTTGTTGGCGCGCGAGCCGTAGAGCGCCGCGGCGGCCGCGCCTTTCAGCACCTCCACCCGCTCGATGTCGGCGGGGGCGATGTCGGAGAGGCGGTTGCTGAGCGCGGCGTTGCCGCGGGTGGCGTTGGCGCCCAGGCCCACCAGCGCGTCGGAGTTGTTGTCCACCAGCACGCCGTCGATCACGATGAGCGGCTCGGCGCCGCCCAGAATCGAGTTGGTGCCGCGCAGCCGGATGCTGACGCCGCCGCCGGGCTGCCCCGAGTTCTCGGAGATCACGGCGCCGGCGATCTTCCCCTGCAGCGCCTGGTCGACGCTGGTGGCGCCGGGGGCGTCGCTCACCTGCTCGCCGCTCACGGTGGCCACGGTGTTGCCCACCTCGCGCCGCTCGGTGGTGACGCCGGTGGCGGTGGCCACCAGGCCCTCGAGCTGCAGCGCCGTCTCGGCCAGGGGCACGCTGCCGACGTCCACGGCGCGCTCGGCGCCGAGCGTCACCTGGCGGCTGGCCTCGCCGCGGCCCAGGAGCGTGAAGGCGAGGGTGTAGGTGCCGGGCTGCACGCGGGCCGGGAGCGAGAAGCGGCCGTCGGCGCCGGTGACGGCGCGCAGCTGCGTGCCGCGGATTCCGACCGTGACGCTGGGGAGCGGCCGCTGGGTGCCGGCGTCCACGACCGTCCCGCGGAGGGTGTACGCCTCCTGCGCGGCCGCCGGCTTCGCGAGCAAGCCCGCGAACAGCAGCAGCGCGGCGCCGGCCAGCCGGCGCGTTCGCGTTGGGCGCATGTGGGGTTCTCCTACTGGGGATTGGGTTGGAAAGCGCGTCCGCGCCGCCCGTGGGGGCCATTGCGCGCGGACCGGATGGGATGCCGCCGGGAGGCGGCCCGGGACGAACCTCTGTCGGACGGAGGACTCAGCCGTTTCAAATACTACGCGGACGGGGTGGACGCAAGGCGGACGAGCGTTCGAAGCGGGTGGCGGGAGGACGAAGAACCGGGTGCGGAGATCCGCACCCGGTTCCTGTCGTCGAGCACGCGGGCCCGTGCCGCCTAAACGGGCCGCGCGACCAGGATGCCGGTGGAGCGCCGGATGGCGCCGACGTAGCCGTGCAGGTCGGAGCGGCTGACCTCGACGGCGCCGCCGGAGAGGGGGGCGTGCAGGACGCGCAAGGTCCCGGCGCGGTCGCGGTAGGCCAGGCCCGTGTGGGTGACGTCCAGCCCCTCGATGGTGGTGGCGAAGGCGAGCACGTCGCCTGTCTGGATGCGGTCCTGCACCGCGGGGATGCGCGCGGTGGGGACCACGTGGCGCGCCGCGTCGTCCAGGCGGCGCTCCATCTCGCCGATGGCGGCGAAGGTGGCGTCGTCGCGCAGCGCCGCGTAGCTGGCGCGGTGCCCGGTCATGAAGCGCAGCGGCCGGCGGTCTTCCACGGCGCCCAGCTCGGGGCCCAGGTCGCGCACCAGCCCGCGCCGCGCGCCGTCCGTGATCCACTCGCTGAAGTAGTGCAGGCGGCTGGCGTACCCCGCGCGCACGCCGCCCCGGTAGCGCATCCGCTCCACCTCGCGCGCGAAGTTGTCCCAGTCGTCGCCCATCATCCGCCCCGCCGCGCGCGCCGCGGCCAGCGCACTCTCCACCAGCGACACGCAGTCGAACACGTCCAGGTGCAGCGTCAGCGGCTCGCGCTCGGGCGTGCCGCCGTCCACCAGGTACTGCTCCAGCGTGTACGCCCTGTAGGGCGTCCCCAGCGCCAGCTCTCCCGCGCGCGCCACCACCCGCCCGAGCGGCACGTCCTTCTGGATGAGCCCCCCCTGGCGCAGCGTGCGCAGCCAGCGCGCGAGGCGCTCGCGGTCGGTCTCGGCGGAAGCGAGCGAGTCGAGCATGGCCGTGGCGTCCAGCCGGTTCGGCATCAGGAGCGCGGCGGCCGAGAGGGCCGCGCTCCGCAGCAGCGAGCGTCGGGAGAGGGACATCTGGACCGCAAGTGCGTGAGTGCGTGACTGCGCGAGTGACAAAAGTAACGAATCCGTCTGAAGAACGGGTGAAGCGAGCGGGCATTCGTGTCGCTGCCGCGCCCAACCCACCTGCCAGGGTGAGAAGATTCTTCGGCCCTGCCGTCGTTCGTGCGGAGGTCGATCCAGTGTGGCCGGGCCTCAGAACGACGGCAAGCCCTCACTGATCATTCCGACCCCTCGCTCAATCCGCTTCGAAGGAGTCGGGGGAGGACTCGTGCTCCTGGCTGGCCTCCAGCACGGCGCGCAGGAGGTCGTCGAGCAGGTCCAGGCGGGCGCGCTCGGTGCGCGCCTCCAGCAGGCCCTGCTGCCACGACGGGTCGATGCGGATCGCCTGCGCGATCTGGAACCCCGCCTCGTCGTCCAGGTCGATCTCGGGGAACGACTCGCGGTACTCCACCACCTCGCGCAGCACGCGGTGGAAGAGGCCGAGCGAGACCCGGCGCCGCGCCACCATTCCCTCGCCGTCCTCGGGCTCGTCCTCGTACGGGCCCACCAGCGCCTCGTAGTACGGCGTGCCGCTCTCGATGCCGTCCTCCACCCGGAAGCGCTCGCGCCCGCGGCACAGGATCAGCGAGCGGCCGTCGGGGAGCGGCTGGAACTTGAAGATCTCGGCCACGGTGCCCACCCGCCCCGGCTCCATCTGGAAGGGCCCGTGCCGGTCGGGGTCGTGGTAGAGCAGCCCGAAGCGCCCGTCGCCCTCCACGCAGCGCGCCACCATCTGCCGGTAGCGCGGCTCGAAGATGTGCAGCGGCAGCGGCGCCCCGGGAAACAGCACCAGCGGCAGGGGGAAGAGCGGGAGGCGTTGCATGGCCGCCAAAATAATCTCCCCCAGGCCGTGGCGCGACGCTCGCGCCGCCCGCCTTGAAGGGCCGCCGGACGACGGTCAGCCGCCGGGCGGGGCGCCGGCCTCGGGAGCGGAGCGCCAGCGGTCGGCCCGGATCCACCTGGGCGCCTCGGACCTGCCGCCCTCCTCGCCGTCGTGCCAGTCGAGCACGAACACGCCATCGCGGAACGGCGGCGCCTCGATGGCGAAGGCGCTGGGCCCGCGCCGCTCGTCGCTGTCCAGGTGGATGCCGAAGCGCAGGCGCATCGTCTTCCCCCGGTACGTCAGCGTCAGCTCGTCCAGGTGGAGCCGGCAGGGGGTGATGCTGCCCCAGCGGATCCCCTCCGGCCCCGTGGTGTCGAGGTACGCCGGCCGGCCGATGTAGGGCGCCTCGTGCACCGGCCTGGACTCCAGGCGCGGCGCGTCGAGCGCGCGCGGGCTGATCACCTTCCCCTGCTCGTCGCGCAGCAGCACGAACACGCCCACCGGCCAGCACGACTGCGCCCGCGCGGGCGCCGCCGCGCCCAGCAGCGCGAGCAGGGCCAGGAACACGCGTACACGCACCGGCATGCGCGCTCCTCCAGGTCTGGAAGCGGAAGAGGAAGAGACGAGCGCGGCGGGCGCCGCGCTCCGCATCGATCGAACCTCTCGTCCACCCTAACCCGGCGCACGCACCCGGTCAACCGGCCGCTCCGCTCCCGGAGCGTGCGCTTCCCGCCGGGGTCCCGTACAATACCTCCCGCTCCACGACCGGTCCGCGCACCGCGCGCCCCCCGCGCGGGGTCGGGCCGGGGCTCCTTCGCACACAGGCGGTTCATGGACCCGAGAACCCACCAGGGATCGCTCCTGGCGTGGCTGGACGATCCCGCCCCCGACCGCGGGATCCACTTCGCGCGGCCGGACGGCGGATGGTCCTTCTGCGCGTACCAGGCGCTGGCCGGGATGGCGCGCGAGGCCGCCGCCGGGCTCCTGCGGCGGGGGGTGCGCGCCGGCCAGGTGGTGGCGCTGGTCGGGCGCGCCGGGCCGGAGCTCGCGGCCGCCTTCTTCGGCGCCCTGCGGGTGGGGGCGGTGCCCGCCGTGCTGGCGCCTCCCGCCGCCTTCCAGGACCCGGAGAGCTACCGGGAGACGGCCCGGCGGGCGCTCGCGGTGGGCCGCCCCGCGCTGGCGGTGGTGGACGACGAGCTGCTGGAGGGGCTGGCGCGGCTCCTGGAGGGAGAGGCGCGGACGGTGGGCTTCGCGGCCCTGCTGGAGGGAGGGCGCGGCCAGGCACCCCCCGCTCCCGCGCCCCCCGGCGAGCTGGCGCTCCTCCAGTTCACCTCGGGGTCGAGCGGGACGGCGCGCGCCGTCCGCGTGCCGCGCTCCGCCCTGGAGGCCAACGTCGCCGCCATCGGGAAGTGGCTCGGGTGGACCCCGGAGACCCCCTTCGCCTCGTGGCTCCCCCTGCACCACGACATGGGGCTGGTGGGGGGACTGGTCTCCCCGGTGGTGAACCGGTGCGACCTCTGGCTGCTGCAGCCGGAGCAGTTCATCCGCGACCCGCTGCGCTGGCTGCGCTGCCTCGGCGCCGCCGGGGCCCGGCTCAGCGCCACCCCGGCCTTCGGGCTCGACGTGGTGGTGCGGAAGGTGGCGCCCGGGGCGCTGGAGGGGCTGGACTTCTCGGGGGTGCAGGGGATCGTGGTCGGGGCCGAGCGGATCTCCGCGGACACGCTGGAGCGCTTCCACCGGCTGCTGGCGCCCCACGGCCTCCGGCGCGAGGCCGTGCTCCCGGCCTACGGCCTCGCCGAGGCGACGCTGGCGGTGAGCGGCCTCCCGCGCGGCGAGGGGTGGACCACGCTGGCGGTGGAGCGCGCGTCGCTCGCCCCGGGGCGCCGCGTGCGCCTGGCCGGTCCCGGCGCGGAGGGGGCGGCGGTGGTGGGGTGCGGGGTGCCGCTGGACTCCGTGGAGGTGTCCGTGGCCGGCGAGGGCGGCGCTCCGCTGGGCGAGGGATCCGTCGGGGAGATCGTGGTCCGCGGCGCGTCGCTCGCGGCCGGGTACCTGGGGGCGCCCGCACCGTCCCCGGCGGCCCCGGCCGACGGCGGGCTGCGCACCGGCGACGCCGGGTTTCTGTGGGAGGGGCAGCTCTTCGTGCTCGGCCGCCTGGGCGACAGCCTGAAGGTCCGCGGGCGGGTGGTGTTCAGCGAGGACCTCGAGGTCGCCCTCGCCGGCGTGGGCGTCCCCCCCTCGCGGACGGCCGTACTCCTGGGGGTGCACGAGGGGGCTCCCACCGCGGTGCTGCTGGCTGAGGAGCCGGCCCCGCAGTGGCGCGGCGCGGCGGAGGCGCTCCTCCGGCGGGAGGCGGGTGGGGCGCGGGTGGCCTTCGTGGGCGTGCCCCGGGGAGCGATCCTGCGCACCACCAGCGGCAAGCCGCGCCGGAGGCCGCTCTGGGCGTGGTACGTGGCGGGAGGCCTCCCCGGCGCCGCGGGGCGCGGCGGCGGCGCCCGGGACCTGCGGGGGGAAGACGTCGATGGCTGAGGCCGGGGACCGCGCCGGGCGGGCGTGGACGGAGCCGGAGGTCCGCGCGGCCGCGCGCTCCCTCGTGCTGAGGCTCGCGCCGGAGGGCGGAGCCGACCGGGAGGGAAGCCTCCGGCTGGTCGACGACCTGGCGTATCACTCCGTGGCCGTGCTCGAGCTGGCGTTCGCCGTCGAAGAAGCGTTCGGCCTGAGCCCGATGGACCTGCAGACGGCGAGCGCCATCCACACTACCGACGACCTGGAGGCGTTCGTCCTCGGGCGGCTGCGGCAGGCCTCGCGTCTGCGCCGGCCCGGGCCGTAGCGCGCGCCGCCGGCTCGTCCTCGTCCGCGGCGAGGCTGGCGCCGAGTTCCTGCGGACTCTGCGTCCGCGCGCGGACGATGCGCTGCAGCCGGCCCGCCGTCCGCTCCTGCGAATGGCGCGTCAGCTCGTCGAGGTCCACCTCGAACGAGCCCGGCCCCTCCAGGAGGGCCGCGTACTGCTGCGCCGAGTCCTCCACCAGGGGCTTCAGCTCGCCCATGCGGGCCAGGAAGGCGCGGTAGGCCCGGTCGCCGTGCTCCGCCACCAGCCGGCTGACGAGGTACACCCCGTACCCGATGTGCCGCGACTCGTCGCGCCGGATCAGGCGCAC
Encoded here:
- a CDS encoding acyl carrier protein, with translation MAEAGDRAGRAWTEPEVRAAARSLVLRLAPEGGADREGSLRLVDDLAYHSVAVLELAFAVEEAFGLSPMDLQTASAIHTTDDLEAFVLGRLRQASRLRRPGP
- a CDS encoding LON peptidase substrate-binding domain-containing protein, which translates into the protein MQRLPLFPLPLVLFPGAPLPLHIFEPRYRQMVARCVEGDGRFGLLYHDPDRHGPFQMEPGRVGTVAEIFKFQPLPDGRSLILCRGRERFRVEDGIESGTPYYEALVGPYEDEPEDGEGMVARRRVSLGLFHRVLREVVEYRESFPEIDLDDEAGFQIAQAIRIDPSWQQGLLEARTERARLDLLDDLLRAVLEASQEHESSPDSFEAD
- a CDS encoding N-acetylmuramoyl-L-alanine amidase-like domain-containing protein, coding for MSLSRRSLLRSAALSAAALLMPNRLDATAMLDSLASAETDRERLARWLRTLRQGGLIQKDVPLGRVVARAGELALGTPYRAYTLEQYLVDGGTPEREPLTLHLDVFDCVSLVESALAAARAAGRMMGDDWDNFAREVERMRYRGGVRAGYASRLHYFSEWITDGARRGLVRDLGPELGAVEDRRPLRFMTGHRASYAALRDDATFAAIGEMERRLDDAARHVVPTARIPAVQDRIQTGDVLAFATTIEGLDVTHTGLAYRDRAGTLRVLHAPLSGGAVEVSRSDLHGYVGAIRRSTGILVARPV
- a CDS encoding AMP-binding protein, which translates into the protein MDPRTHQGSLLAWLDDPAPDRGIHFARPDGGWSFCAYQALAGMAREAAAGLLRRGVRAGQVVALVGRAGPELAAAFFGALRVGAVPAVLAPPAAFQDPESYRETARRALAVGRPALAVVDDELLEGLARLLEGEARTVGFAALLEGGRGQAPPAPAPPGELALLQFTSGSSGTARAVRVPRSALEANVAAIGKWLGWTPETPFASWLPLHHDMGLVGGLVSPVVNRCDLWLLQPEQFIRDPLRWLRCLGAAGARLSATPAFGLDVVVRKVAPGALEGLDFSGVQGIVVGAERISADTLERFHRLLAPHGLRREAVLPAYGLAEATLAVSGLPRGEGWTTLAVERASLAPGRRVRLAGPGAEGAAVVGCGVPLDSVEVSVAGEGGAPLGEGSVGEIVVRGASLAAGYLGAPAPSPAAPADGGLRTGDAGFLWEGQLFVLGRLGDSLKVRGRVVFSEDLEVALAGVGVPPSRTAVLLGVHEGAPTAVLLAEEPAPQWRGAAEALLRREAGGARVAFVGVPRGAILRTTSGKPRRRPLWAWYVAGGLPGAAGRGGGARDLRGEDVDG